Part of the Pseudodesulfovibrio mercurii genome is shown below.
GGGTCCGGGCAGCGCAGCTCCATGCGGGTGGCGTTCTCCTTGCCGGGCTTGTACATGGGCACGCGGACCAGGGCCGAGCGGTTGCGCCGCGCCCAGGCGATGTACACCGGGGCCTCGTAGCCGGGCACCAGCCGCTTGTAGGAGTTGACCCACTGGTTGGTCACGCAGACGAACTCCGGGGCGTGCTTGAGGATGCCCGCGATATAGGCCTTGCCCTCGGCGGACAGGTGGTATTCGTCGTTGGCGTCGTAGAAGACGTTGCGGCCGTTCTTGAACAGGGACTGGTGGACGTGCATGCCCGAGCCGTTCTCGCCGAAGATGGGCTTGGGCATGAAGGTGGCGTAGCAGCCGAATTTGCGCGCGGTCTCCTTGACCACCACCCGGTAGGTCATGGCCGTGTCGGCCATCTTCATGCCTTCCTGGTAGCGCAGGTCGATCTCATGCTGGGACGGGGCCACCTCGTGGTGGGAGTATTCCACCTGGATGCCCATGGCGCCCAGGGCGAAGATGATGTCGCGGCGGATGTTGTTGCCGAGGTCCAGGGGCGGGGCGTCGAAGTAGCCGCCCGAGTCCAGGGTCTCGGTGTCCTGGTCGTCGGCGAAGAGGAAGAATTCGAGCTCCGGGCCCACGTAGAAGGTGTAGCCCTTCTCGGCGGCCTGGGCCATGACCTTCTTGAGCACGTAGCGGGAGTCGGCCTCGAACGGGGAGCCGTCAGGGTTGACCACGTCGCAGAACATGCGGGCCACGGGCCGCTCGGCGGGCCGCCAGGAGCAGATCTGGAAGGTGGTCGGATCGGGCATGGCGACCATGTCGGACTCGTCGATGCGGCAGAA
Proteins encoded:
- a CDS encoding glutamine synthetase family protein, with the translated sequence MSIPVFNCKNADDVMKAVKDYDVSFIQYWFVDILGTLKSFQITPNELEASFEEGMGFDGSSILGFCRIDESDMVAMPDPTTFQICSWRPAERPVARMFCDVVNPDGSPFEADSRYVLKKVMAQAAEKGYTFYVGPELEFFLFADDQDTETLDSGGYFDAPPLDLGNNIRRDIIFALGAMGIQVEYSHHEVAPSQHEIDLRYQEGMKMADTAMTYRVVVKETARKFGCYATFMPKPIFGENGSGMHVHQSLFKNGRNVFYDANDEYHLSAEGKAYIAGILKHAPEFVCVTNQWVNSYKRLVPGYEAPVYIAWARRNRSALVRVPMYKPGKENATRMELRCPDPAANPYLAFAVQLASGLRGIEENYVLADPVEEDIFAMNDRQLKRNRIKALPGSLYEAAMNLQKSTFMKEILGEHLHTALVENKIAEWDEYRTQVTEYELDKYLPVL